Proteins encoded by one window of Ralstonia sp. RRA:
- a CDS encoding M20 family peptidase has product MKASYKRRGAVIGRLLRLVIAVVVVVAAYVAFNTWRHGSRQLDVPAVTPVAVDGPAAAAHLAEAVRARTVSSATDAQLNADQFRQLHAMLEARYPKAHAVLQREQVGDFALLYTWKGSDPSLQPIMLMAHQDVVPIASGTEGDWTQPPFDGVIKDGMVWGRGAWDDKGNLISQMEAIELLAASGFKPRRTIHLAFGADEEVGGDRGAKQIAALLKSRGERLDFVIDEGLLITEGVLPGLAKPAALIGVAEKGFLSMQLKVSATPGHSSMPPPHGQSAIAMMSAALKRLDDDQLPAGIRGVAQEMFQTLAPEMQGFSRVALSNLWLFGPLVQKQLEASASSNAMLRTTTALTVIQAGNKDNVLPGRAEAIVNFRLLPGDTVASITEHVENAAKAAAPNGKFELSNLPGVSEASPVSPTQSASYQLINKTVRELFPGTVVAPGLMIGATDSRHMIGIADHVYRFSPVRAKPEDLPRFHGTNERITEANLVELIRFYHRLVQQAAS; this is encoded by the coding sequence ATGAAAGCGTCGTACAAACGTCGTGGTGCTGTGATCGGGCGGCTGTTGCGCCTCGTGATTGCAGTGGTGGTTGTAGTGGCGGCCTATGTGGCCTTCAATACCTGGCGGCACGGCTCGCGCCAGCTTGATGTGCCGGCCGTCACGCCGGTGGCCGTGGATGGCCCGGCGGCAGCGGCGCACCTGGCGGAGGCCGTGCGTGCACGTACCGTATCCAGCGCCACCGACGCGCAATTGAACGCAGACCAGTTCCGCCAGCTGCACGCCATGCTGGAGGCGCGCTACCCCAAGGCGCACGCCGTGCTGCAACGCGAGCAGGTGGGTGACTTTGCGCTGCTCTACACCTGGAAGGGCTCTGACCCGTCATTGCAGCCGATCATGCTGATGGCGCATCAGGATGTCGTGCCCATCGCCTCCGGTACGGAAGGCGACTGGACCCAGCCGCCGTTCGACGGCGTGATCAAAGACGGCATGGTCTGGGGCCGTGGCGCGTGGGACGACAAGGGCAACCTGATCTCACAGATGGAGGCCATTGAGTTGCTGGCCGCCAGCGGCTTCAAGCCGCGTCGCACCATCCACCTGGCCTTTGGTGCTGACGAGGAAGTGGGTGGCGACCGTGGCGCCAAGCAGATCGCCGCGCTGCTCAAGTCGCGTGGCGAGCGTCTCGATTTCGTGATCGACGAAGGGCTGCTGATTACCGAAGGCGTGCTGCCGGGGCTGGCCAAGCCGGCCGCGCTGATCGGTGTGGCGGAGAAGGGCTTCCTGTCGATGCAGCTCAAGGTGTCGGCCACCCCGGGACATTCGTCGATGCCGCCGCCGCATGGCCAGAGCGCCATCGCCATGATGAGCGCCGCGCTCAAGCGCCTGGATGACGATCAGCTGCCCGCCGGCATCCGCGGCGTGGCGCAGGAGATGTTCCAGACGCTGGCGCCCGAGATGCAGGGCTTCAGCCGTGTCGCGCTGTCCAACCTGTGGCTGTTCGGTCCGCTGGTGCAGAAGCAGCTGGAGGCGTCTGCCAGCTCCAATGCCATGCTGCGCACCACCACCGCGCTGACCGTCATCCAGGCCGGCAACAAGGACAACGTGCTGCCCGGCCGTGCCGAGGCCATCGTCAACTTCCGTCTGCTGCCGGGCGATACCGTGGCGTCAATCACTGAGCACGTGGAGAACGCCGCCAAGGCCGCGGCACCCAATGGCAAGTTCGAGCTGAGCAACCTGCCGGGCGTGAGCGAAGCCTCGCCGGTGTCGCCCACGCAATCGGCGTCGTATCAGTTGATCAACAAGACGGTGCGTGAGCTGTTTCCGGGCACGGTGGTGGCGCCGGGGTTGATGATCGGCGCGACCGATTCGCGCCACATGATCGGCATTGCGGACCATGTGTATCGCTTCTCGCCGGTGCGCGCCAAGCCGGAAGACCTGCCGCGCTTTCACGGCACCAACGAGCGGATTACCGAGGCCAATCTGGTCGAGCTGATCCGCTTCTACCACCGGCTGGTGCAGCAGGCAGCGAGCTGA
- a CDS encoding MetQ/NlpA family ABC transporter substrate-binding protein, which yields MKLTHRLFLALATLALSVTAHAAPLRIGVTPGALADSVEVAAAEARKQGLDVKVVELTDWTTPNVALASGDLDLNYFQHQAFLDNAIKERGYAFKSVGIGVLGNIGLYSSKIKRLSDLKDGARVAVANDPVNQGRGLLLLQKAGLIKLRDGVGARGTLNDVVANPKKLKFVEIEGPQLVRALDDVDLAQGYPAHFVNAGKGDVAGAGLLYSGIDDEYFAIRFVARRDNAGDPRIARFIKLYQESPAVQQQIHTSYANDNKLYTLPWLKR from the coding sequence ATGAAGCTCACACATCGACTCTTCCTCGCCCTCGCCACCCTTGCTTTGAGCGTCACCGCGCATGCGGCACCGTTGCGCATTGGCGTCACGCCCGGCGCGCTGGCCGATTCCGTAGAGGTGGCCGCCGCCGAAGCCCGCAAGCAGGGGCTGGACGTCAAGGTGGTCGAACTGACCGACTGGACCACGCCCAACGTCGCGCTCGCCTCGGGCGATCTGGATCTCAACTACTTCCAGCACCAGGCTTTCCTGGACAACGCCATCAAAGAGCGCGGCTATGCGTTCAAGAGCGTCGGCATTGGCGTGCTGGGCAACATTGGTTTGTATTCCAGCAAGATCAAGCGCCTGTCCGATCTGAAGGATGGCGCGCGCGTGGCGGTGGCCAATGACCCCGTCAACCAGGGCCGCGGCCTGTTGCTGCTGCAGAAGGCGGGGCTGATCAAGCTGCGCGATGGCGTGGGTGCACGCGGCACCCTCAATGACGTGGTGGCCAACCCGAAGAAGCTCAAGTTTGTCGAAATCGAAGGCCCGCAACTCGTGCGCGCACTGGACGACGTGGACCTCGCGCAGGGCTATCCGGCGCACTTCGTCAATGCGGGCAAGGGGGATGTTGCCGGCGCTGGCCTGCTGTACTCGGGCATCGACGACGAGTACTTCGCCATCCGCTTCGTGGCGCGGCGCGACAACGCGGGCGACCCGCGCATCGCGCGCTTCATCAAGCTGTATCAGGAGTCGCCGGCCGTGCAGCAGCAGATCCACACGTCGTATGCCAACGACAACAAGCTCTACACCCTGCCCTGGCTCAAGCGCTGA
- a CDS encoding ATP-binding cassette domain-containing protein, with translation MTTLVSNPVHAWPDAPAPHARTADAVVAAPTAGTITFRNVGKTYRAAAGDVHALQGIDLDIPAGGIFGIIGRSGAGKSSLLRTINGLEKPTSGQVLVDGVDVGTLSTHALVGLRRRIGMIFQHFNLLSAKTVWENVALPLKVAGVPAAEIAQRVDALLALVGLEGKQHVYPGRLSGGQKQRVGIARALVHRPEILLCDEATSALDPETTDAILALLRDINRRLGLTIVLITHEMGVIRDICDNVLVLEAGRVAEQGPVWRVFGDPQHDATRALLQPLRGGLPDDVAARLQPTPPARGAFEQLIELGYTGTAAVPELAQIAQALRYPTRLLRADLDRIQGRTQGRLLVAAAGGALSQDALAALQLSQSTRSLGYVPAHD, from the coding sequence ATGACCACACTTGTCTCGAACCCCGTCCACGCCTGGCCTGACGCCCCCGCGCCCCACGCCAGGACCGCCGATGCGGTTGTTGCTGCGCCCACCGCCGGCACCATCACCTTCCGCAACGTCGGCAAGACGTACCGCGCGGCGGCGGGCGATGTACATGCGCTGCAAGGCATCGACCTCGACATTCCGGCCGGTGGCATCTTCGGCATCATCGGGCGCAGCGGCGCAGGCAAGTCCAGCCTGCTGCGCACCATCAACGGGTTGGAGAAGCCGACCAGCGGGCAGGTGCTGGTGGATGGCGTCGACGTCGGCACGCTCAGCACGCATGCGCTGGTGGGGTTGCGCCGGCGCATCGGCATGATCTTTCAGCACTTCAATCTGCTCTCCGCCAAGACGGTGTGGGAGAACGTCGCGCTGCCGTTGAAGGTGGCCGGCGTGCCGGCCGCAGAAATTGCGCAACGCGTGGATGCACTACTGGCGCTGGTTGGGCTGGAGGGCAAGCAGCACGTGTATCCGGGGCGATTGTCCGGCGGGCAGAAGCAGCGCGTGGGCATTGCCCGCGCACTGGTGCACCGGCCCGAGATCCTGCTGTGCGACGAAGCCACCTCCGCGCTTGACCCGGAAACGACTGACGCCATCCTCGCGCTGCTGCGCGACATCAACCGCCGCCTGGGCCTGACCATCGTGCTCATCACACACGAGATGGGGGTCATCCGCGACATCTGCGACAACGTGCTGGTACTCGAAGCCGGTCGCGTTGCAGAGCAGGGCCCCGTGTGGCGCGTCTTTGGTGATCCACAGCACGACGCCACACGCGCCCTGCTGCAACCGCTGCGCGGCGGCCTGCCCGACGACGTGGCGGCACGCCTGCAGCCCACTCCGCCCGCACGCGGTGCCTTTGAGCAATTGATTGAGCTGGGCTACACCGGCACGGCCGCCGTGCCCGAACTGGCGCAGATCGCCCAGGCGCTTCGCTACCCGACACGCCTGCTGCGCGCCGATCTCGACCGTATCCAGGGCCGCACGCAAGGGCGCCTGCTGGTTGCCGCAGCGGGCGGTGCCCTCTCGCAAGACGCGCTAGCGGCCTTGCAACTGTCTCAGTCAACCCGGAGCCTCGGCTATGTCCCCGCTCACGATTGA
- a CDS encoding methionine ABC transporter permease, translating into MSPLTIDRIWQGLLDTLTMVSASALIAALAGIPLALILVLTAPGSTLESPRVHRVLGALINGFRATPFIILLVALLPFTRLVVGATIGVWAAVVPLSISATPFFARIAEISLREVDRGLVEAAQAMGCERRHIVWHVLLPEALPGIIGGFTLTIVSLIGASAMAGAVGAGGLGDIAIRYGYQRFDTTVMAVVIVLLIALVSLVQWVGDRSVRRLKAR; encoded by the coding sequence ATGTCCCCGCTCACGATTGACCGCATCTGGCAGGGCCTGCTCGACACGTTGACGATGGTGTCCGCATCTGCGCTGATCGCCGCGCTGGCCGGCATTCCGCTGGCGCTGATCCTGGTGCTGACGGCACCCGGCAGCACGCTGGAATCGCCCCGCGTGCACCGTGTGCTGGGCGCACTCATCAACGGCTTTCGTGCCACGCCCTTCATCATCCTGCTGGTGGCGCTGTTGCCCTTCACGCGGCTGGTGGTGGGGGCCACCATTGGCGTGTGGGCGGCGGTGGTGCCGCTGTCGATCAGCGCCACGCCGTTCTTTGCGCGCATTGCCGAGATCAGCCTGCGTGAAGTCGACCGCGGCCTGGTGGAAGCTGCACAGGCCATGGGCTGCGAGCGCCGCCACATCGTCTGGCACGTGCTGCTGCCCGAGGCACTGCCCGGCATCATCGGCGGCTTCACGCTCACCATCGTCTCGCTGATTGGCGCATCAGCCATGGCGGGTGCGGTGGGCGCCGGCGGTCTGGGCGACATCGCCATCCGCTATGGCTATCAGCGCTTCGACACCACGGTCATGGCGGTCGTGATCGTGCTGCTGATCGCCCTGGTGAGCCTGGTGCAGTGGGTGGGAGATCGATCGGTTCGGCGGCTGAAAGCGCGTTGA
- a CDS encoding aliphatic sulfonate ABC transporter substrate-binding protein, producing the protein MTPTHARSRLLSRTLFRRLATAAVAAIAALSALVLAPNAQAQNVLPQEIRLDYAYYSPPSLVLKRFGWLEDALKADKVNVRWVLSQGSNRALEFLNSGSIDFGSTAGLAAVLSRANGNPIKGVYIYSRPEWTALVVPKDSPIRSVRDLKGKKIAATKGTDPYLFLLRSLHDAGLRKTDIEHVSLQHADGRAALEQGRVDAWAGLDPLMAASELESGARLLYRNVNYNTYGLLNVNEAFATKYPQAVERVLAAYERARLWILAHPDETARIVSEEAKLPLAVIKVQLLRNDFSQPVPGQQHIQALTAAAPILTEESLVKPGTDVAQVVRTLIEPRYARAVIR; encoded by the coding sequence ATGACGCCGACACACGCACGCTCGCGCCTGCTTTCTCGTACGCTGTTCCGCCGACTGGCTACCGCCGCTGTCGCCGCTATCGCCGCCCTGAGCGCGCTTGTGCTCGCGCCCAATGCCCAGGCGCAGAATGTGCTGCCGCAAGAGATCCGGCTGGACTACGCCTACTACTCACCGCCCAGCCTGGTGCTCAAACGCTTCGGCTGGCTGGAAGACGCGCTCAAGGCCGACAAGGTGAACGTGCGCTGGGTACTGAGCCAGGGCAGCAACCGCGCGTTGGAGTTTCTCAACAGCGGCAGTATCGATTTCGGCTCAACGGCCGGCCTGGCCGCCGTGCTCAGCCGCGCCAACGGCAACCCGATCAAGGGCGTCTACATCTACAGCCGCCCGGAATGGACCGCGCTGGTGGTGCCCAAGGATTCACCCATCCGTTCGGTGCGCGATCTAAAAGGCAAGAAGATCGCCGCCACCAAAGGCACCGACCCTTACCTGTTCCTGTTGCGCAGCCTGCACGACGCCGGCCTGCGCAAGACCGACATCGAACACGTCAGCCTGCAACATGCCGACGGCCGCGCCGCGCTGGAGCAAGGCCGTGTCGATGCGTGGGCCGGGCTGGACCCGCTCATGGCAGCCAGCGAGCTGGAATCCGGCGCGCGGCTGCTCTATCGCAACGTGAACTACAACACGTACGGCCTGCTGAACGTCAACGAGGCATTTGCCACGAAGTATCCGCAGGCAGTGGAGCGCGTGCTGGCCGCCTACGAGCGGGCGCGCCTGTGGATCCTGGCCCACCCGGATGAGACCGCACGCATCGTATCGGAAGAAGCCAAACTGCCGCTGGCCGTGATCAAGGTGCAATTGCTGCGCAACGACTTCAGCCAGCCGGTGCCTGGGCAGCAGCACATTCAGGCGCTGACAGCCGCGGCCCCCATCCTGACCGAGGAAAGCCTCGTCAAGCCGGGGACGGACGTTGCCCAGGTCGTCCGCACCCTCATCGAGCCGCGCTATGCACGCGCCGTCATCCGCTGA
- a CDS encoding ABC transporter permease, with translation MPAEPATLSTTTAPVTDDAPPRNRLALHPGNRFVGLVLPIVALLCWEGAVRAGWIAANLLPPPSELAATLRELVTGDALPAHIAVSIVRVLAGFAIGAALGIALGTAVALNRWTAALLDPTFQALRAIPSLAWVPLLLLWLGIDEAPKVVLIAIGAFFPVYVAAQAGIRNVDRKLVEVGVMAGLQRGAIIRRILVPAMLPHLFTGLRTGLSVAWMFLVAAELIAATRGLGYLLSDGRETGRADIVIVAILILAVLGKLSDSVLRALESRSLAWRDSALP, from the coding sequence ATGCCTGCCGAGCCCGCCACGCTAAGCACCACCACTGCGCCTGTCACCGACGATGCACCCCCACGCAATCGTCTGGCGTTGCATCCGGGTAACCGATTCGTCGGGCTGGTGCTACCGATCGTCGCGCTGCTGTGCTGGGAAGGCGCCGTGCGTGCGGGCTGGATTGCCGCCAACCTGCTGCCGCCGCCATCGGAGCTGGCGGCCACCCTGCGTGAGCTGGTCACCGGCGATGCGCTGCCCGCCCACATTGCCGTGAGCATAGTGCGCGTTCTCGCGGGGTTCGCCATAGGGGCGGCGCTTGGCATCGCCTTGGGCACCGCCGTTGCGCTCAACCGGTGGACCGCCGCCCTGCTCGACCCGACGTTCCAGGCGCTGCGCGCCATTCCTTCGCTGGCCTGGGTGCCGCTGCTGCTGTTGTGGCTGGGTATCGACGAGGCGCCCAAGGTGGTGCTGATCGCCATCGGCGCGTTCTTTCCGGTGTATGTGGCCGCGCAGGCAGGCATCCGCAATGTCGATCGCAAGCTGGTGGAAGTGGGCGTGATGGCGGGACTGCAGCGCGGGGCGATCATTCGGCGCATTCTGGTGCCGGCCATGTTGCCGCATCTGTTTACCGGGCTGCGTACCGGGCTGAGCGTGGCGTGGATGTTTCTCGTGGCGGCGGAATTGATTGCCGCCACGCGCGGCCTCGGCTACCTGCTCAGCGATGGCCGCGAAACCGGCCGCGCGGACATCGTCATCGTCGCCATCCTGATCCTGGCCGTGCTGGGCAAGCTGAGCGACAGCGTGCTGCGCGCGCTGGAGTCTCGCAGTCTGGCCTGGCGCGACAGTGCACTGCCATGA
- a CDS encoding ABC transporter ATP-binding protein, producing MNAPTHTSLLRHTHEPLVDVRVDALRFGTQPVLGPIRFDVSAGEVVVVLGPSGCGKSTLLRIVAGLECGHVGQVTAHQHAPADHAGRTGFVFQEPRLLPWLTVAENVGFSAGLRRDAALADPRVRALLAEVGLTDAAALLPKALSGGMAQRAAIARGLFTEPPLLLLDEPFSALDPFTRMRLQDLLLQLAARHGTTLLIVTHDVDEALHLADRILVLAPEPGRIVADLPVDVPRIVAGPAVIRPRQHERLTALRTEIFTHLGTVV from the coding sequence ATGAATGCTCCGACGCATACTTCCCTCCTGCGCCATACCCACGAACCGCTGGTCGATGTTCGCGTGGATGCGCTCCGGTTCGGCACGCAACCCGTGCTTGGGCCGATCCGCTTTGACGTGTCTGCCGGTGAGGTCGTTGTGGTGCTGGGCCCCAGCGGCTGCGGCAAGAGCACGCTGTTGCGAATCGTGGCGGGTCTGGAGTGTGGCCACGTCGGCCAGGTCACAGCGCACCAGCACGCCCCTGCCGACCACGCCGGTCGTACCGGCTTCGTGTTCCAGGAACCGCGCCTGCTGCCGTGGCTGACGGTGGCCGAGAACGTCGGCTTTTCGGCCGGCTTGCGCCGGGATGCCGCGCTGGCTGACCCGCGCGTTCGCGCCCTGCTGGCTGAAGTCGGCCTGACCGATGCGGCAGCGCTACTACCCAAGGCGCTGTCCGGCGGTATGGCGCAACGCGCCGCGATTGCCCGTGGGCTGTTTACCGAGCCACCCCTGCTGCTGCTCGACGAGCCCTTCAGCGCGCTCGACCCCTTCACCCGCATGCGCCTGCAGGATCTGCTGCTGCAGCTTGCGGCACGACACGGCACCACGCTGTTGATCGTCACGCATGACGTGGACGAGGCACTGCACCTGGCCGACCGCATCCTTGTCCTGGCACCCGAGCCGGGGCGCATCGTGGCGGATCTGCCAGTCGACGTACCACGCATCGTTGCGGGGCCGGCCGTCATCCGCCCGCGCCAGCATGAACGGCTGACGGCATTGCGCACGGAAATCTTCACCCACCTTGGCACCGTCGTCTGA
- a CDS encoding family 2A encapsulin nanocompartment cargo protein cysteine desulfurase, which produces MTTPTPTSNAPGVSGLTLPAGLPDPAALAQLANAFFTALPGSEPEPAIDLAPAGASPQLSALPVADAAPIAPQVPVLGVPTQYAAALPQAASGHGQPVPAHPVSAPSSPYYFLGEASGYQSAVPHAGVAASEAGVPDDRVSAQPFHLPGTDALARLIDGAAGTPPAGPAALQQPGGAAQAGQFYFLAPPTVPTLEASRDTSHQPHRASTFDVHAVRRDFPILAERVNGRPLIWLDNAATTHKPQAVIDRLAYFYAHENSNIHRAAHELAARATDAYEGARNKVARFLGAKSSSEIIFVRGATEAINLVAQTFGRQHIGAGDEIIVSHLEHHANIVPWQQLAAQVGARIRVIPVDDSGQILLDEYRKLLSSRTKLVSVTQVSNALGTVTPVQEIIALAHAAGARVLVDGAQAVSHLRVNVQALDADFYVFSGHKIFGPTGIGVVYGKQDLLDTLPPWQGGGNMIADVTFEKTLYQPAPARFEAGTGNIADAVGLGAALDYVDRIGLENIARYEHDLLVYATHGLSRIPGLRLIGTAANKASVLSFTLAGYRTEEVGAALNREGIAVRSGHHCAQPILRRFGVEATVRPSLAFYNTCEEVDELVRVVSALARR; this is translated from the coding sequence ATGACTACCCCGACACCTACAAGTAATGCGCCCGGCGTGAGTGGCCTGACGCTGCCGGCGGGTTTGCCTGACCCGGCCGCGCTGGCGCAGTTGGCCAACGCGTTCTTCACGGCGCTGCCGGGCAGCGAGCCGGAGCCTGCGATCGATCTGGCACCGGCAGGTGCATCGCCGCAACTGAGTGCGTTGCCTGTTGCAGATGCCGCACCGATTGCACCGCAGGTGCCTGTGCTGGGTGTGCCCACGCAGTACGCTGCGGCGCTGCCGCAGGCGGCATCCGGTCATGGCCAGCCTGTACCTGCGCATCCCGTGTCGGCACCCAGTTCGCCGTACTACTTTCTGGGTGAGGCGAGCGGCTATCAGTCCGCTGTGCCGCATGCGGGGGTGGCGGCGTCGGAGGCGGGTGTGCCGGATGATCGCGTCTCGGCGCAGCCGTTCCACCTGCCGGGCACCGATGCGCTGGCACGGTTGATCGACGGTGCGGCCGGTACGCCGCCCGCTGGGCCGGCTGCGTTGCAGCAGCCCGGTGGCGCGGCGCAGGCGGGGCAGTTCTACTTCCTTGCGCCGCCCACGGTGCCTACGTTGGAAGCGTCACGTGACACCAGCCACCAGCCGCATCGCGCCAGCACGTTCGACGTGCACGCGGTTCGGCGTGACTTTCCGATCCTGGCCGAGCGCGTGAATGGCCGGCCGCTGATCTGGCTGGACAACGCCGCCACCACGCACAAGCCGCAAGCGGTGATCGATCGGCTGGCGTATTTCTACGCGCACGAGAACTCCAACATCCACCGCGCGGCGCATGAACTGGCCGCGCGTGCCACGGATGCCTACGAGGGTGCACGCAACAAGGTCGCGCGTTTCCTGGGTGCGAAGTCGTCAAGCGAGATCATCTTCGTGCGCGGCGCCACGGAGGCGATCAACCTCGTTGCGCAGACGTTCGGCCGCCAGCACATCGGCGCCGGGGACGAGATCATCGTCTCGCACCTGGAGCACCACGCCAACATCGTGCCGTGGCAGCAGCTTGCCGCGCAGGTGGGCGCGCGCATCCGCGTGATTCCGGTGGACGACAGTGGGCAGATCCTGCTGGACGAATACCGCAAGCTGCTCAGCAGCCGGACGAAGCTGGTGTCTGTCACGCAGGTGTCGAATGCGCTGGGGACGGTGACGCCGGTGCAGGAGATCATCGCGCTGGCACATGCAGCAGGTGCGCGCGTGCTGGTGGATGGCGCGCAGGCGGTCTCGCACTTGCGTGTGAACGTGCAGGCGCTGGATGCGGACTTCTACGTGTTCTCCGGCCACAAGATCTTCGGGCCGACGGGCATTGGCGTGGTGTACGGCAAGCAGGATCTGCTCGACACGCTGCCGCCGTGGCAGGGCGGCGGCAACATGATTGCCGACGTCACGTTCGAGAAGACGCTATACCAGCCCGCACCCGCGCGCTTCGAGGCCGGCACCGGCAACATTGCGGATGCGGTGGGGCTGGGCGCCGCGCTCGATTACGTCGATCGCATTGGCCTGGAAAACATCGCCCGCTATGAGCACGACCTGCTGGTGTATGCCACGCATGGGCTGTCGCGCATTCCCGGTTTGCGGCTGATCGGTACGGCCGCCAACAAGGCGAGTGTGTTGTCGTTCACGCTGGCGGGGTATCGCACGGAAGAGGTGGGTGCGGCGCTCAACCGCGAGGGCATTGCCGTGCGCTCTGGCCACCATTGCGCGCAGCCGATCCTGCGGCGCTTTGGGGTGGAGGCCACGGTGCGGCCGTCGCTGGCGTTCTACAACACCTGCGAGGAAGTGGACGAACTGGTGCGTGTGGTGAGCGCGCTGGCGCGGCGCTGA
- a CDS encoding family 2A encapsulin nanocompartment shell protein — protein MAEADTQDVRTALGDSAARQLANATKTVPQLSTISPRWLVHLLQWQPVEAGIFRLNRVKNPRDVRVACSQRDEAEAELPQTFVDYEDQPREYFLNAVTTVLDVHTRVSDLYSSPHDQIQQQLRLTIETIKERQESELINNPDYGLLANVDETQRISTLTGAPTPDDLDELITKVWKEPAFFLAHPLAIAAFGRECTRRGVPPPTVSLFGSQFITWRGLPLIPSDKVPIDENGRTKILLLRVGDKRQGVVGLYQPGVAGEQSPGLSVRFMGINRNAIASYLISLYCSLAVLTEDALAVLEDVEIGKYHDYPDTYK, from the coding sequence ATGGCAGAAGCAGATACCCAGGACGTGCGCACTGCGCTAGGCGACAGCGCAGCACGCCAGTTGGCGAACGCGACCAAGACCGTTCCCCAGTTGTCCACCATCAGCCCGCGCTGGCTGGTGCACTTGCTGCAGTGGCAGCCGGTGGAGGCGGGCATCTTCCGCCTGAACCGCGTGAAGAATCCGCGCGATGTGCGCGTCGCCTGCTCGCAGCGCGACGAGGCGGAGGCGGAGTTGCCGCAAACCTTCGTCGATTACGAAGACCAGCCGCGCGAGTACTTCCTCAACGCGGTGACGACGGTGCTGGACGTGCACACCCGTGTGTCCGACCTGTACAGCAGCCCGCACGACCAGATTCAGCAGCAACTGCGCCTGACCATCGAGACCATCAAGGAGCGTCAGGAAAGCGAACTGATCAACAACCCCGACTACGGTCTGCTGGCCAACGTGGATGAAACGCAGCGCATCTCCACGCTCACCGGTGCGCCCACGCCGGACGATCTGGACGAACTGATCACCAAGGTGTGGAAGGAGCCGGCGTTCTTCCTGGCCCATCCGCTGGCGATTGCCGCGTTTGGCCGCGAATGCACGCGCCGTGGCGTGCCGCCGCCCACCGTCAGCCTGTTCGGCTCGCAATTCATCACCTGGCGCGGCCTGCCGCTCATTCCGTCGGACAAGGTGCCCATTGACGAGAACGGCCGCACGAAGATTCTGCTGCTGCGCGTGGGCGACAAGCGCCAGGGCGTGGTCGGCCTGTATCAGCCGGGTGTGGCGGGCGAGCAGAGCCCGGGTCTGTCGGTGCGCTTCATGGGCATCAACCGGAACGCCATCGCGTCCTACCTGATTTCGCTGTATTGCTCGCTGGCCGTGCTGACTGAAGACGCGCTGGCGGTGCTCGAAGACGTGGAGATCGGCAAGTACCATGACTACCCCGACACCTACAAGTAA
- the epsC gene encoding serine O-acetyltransferase EpsC → MPVQSAGWQLDRIVSELRTARADWRARHGRTEVTGRELPSREAVRLILDALRGALFPMRLGPTDLREESEDFYVGHTLDAALNALVAQVRLELRHAARQAGAHDADIHTDSDAVQRVRDFAAALPALRRLLDTDVLAAYHGDPAARSVDEVLLCYPGILAVIHHRIAHHLYRAGLPLLARMVAETAHADTGIDIHPGAQIGSGFFIDHGTGVVIGETAVIGERVRIYQAVTLGAKRFSADAEGHLEKGAPRHPVVEDDVVIYAGATILGRITIGRGSSIGGNVWLTRSVPPGSSVTQANVQSAVQDEVQNRPPHARRDSEAHPAR, encoded by the coding sequence GTGCCCGTGCAAAGCGCAGGCTGGCAATTGGACCGCATTGTCAGCGAGCTGCGCACGGCGCGCGCCGACTGGCGTGCGCGCCACGGCCGTACGGAAGTCACGGGTCGCGAGCTGCCCTCGCGCGAGGCCGTGCGGCTGATTCTGGATGCGTTGCGCGGGGCGCTGTTCCCCATGCGGCTCGGGCCGACGGACCTGCGCGAAGAAAGCGAAGACTTCTATGTCGGTCACACGCTCGATGCGGCGCTCAATGCGCTGGTCGCGCAAGTCCGGCTTGAGTTGCGCCACGCCGCACGCCAGGCCGGCGCGCACGATGCCGATATCCATACCGATAGCGACGCTGTACAGCGGGTGCGCGACTTCGCGGCGGCGCTGCCAGCGCTGCGCCGGTTGCTCGATACCGACGTGCTGGCCGCCTACCACGGCGATCCGGCAGCGCGCAGCGTCGACGAGGTGCTGCTGTGCTACCCGGGCATCCTCGCCGTCATTCACCACCGCATTGCGCATCACCTGTACCGCGCGGGACTGCCGTTGCTCGCGCGCATGGTGGCCGAGACCGCGCATGCTGACACCGGCATCGACATCCACCCCGGCGCGCAGATTGGCAGCGGCTTCTTCATCGATCACGGCACGGGCGTGGTGATTGGCGAGACGGCCGTGATTGGCGAACGTGTGCGTATTTATCAGGCGGTGACGCTGGGCGCCAAGCGCTTCTCTGCCGACGCCGAAGGCCACCTGGAGAAGGGCGCCCCACGCCATCCGGTGGTGGAAGACGACGTCGTCATCTACGCCGGCGCGACCATCCTCGGGCGCATCACCATCGGGCGTGGCTCGTCCATCGGCGGCAACGTGTGGCTCACGCGCAGCGTGCCGCCGGGCAGCAGTGTCACCCAGGCAAACGTACAGAGCGCAGTTCAGGACGAAGTTCAGAACCGTCCGCCGCACGCGCGTCGCGACAGCGAGGCACACCCCGCACGCTGA